The genomic region GCTACTCCGAGGAGCCGCGGCAGAGCATCGACCTGGTCGGTCACACCGAGCCGGTGCGGATGCGGTTCGCCAAACCCGCGGGCCCGATCGGCTACTGAGGGCAAGTAACCTGGACTGATGCAGGTCTTGGTCGTCGACAACTACGACAGCTTCGTGTTCAACCTCGTCCAGTATCTGGGCCAGCTCGGGGTGCACGCGGAGGTCTGGCGCAACGACGACGACCGGCTGGCCACCGACGCCGACGTCGCCGCGGCGGCCGAGCGGTTCGACGGGGTGCTGCTGTCCCCCGGTCCGGGAACCCCCGAGCGGGCAGGCGCGACGATCCCGCTCGTCAAGGCGTGCGCCGCCACCAGGACGCCGCTGCTCGGCGTGTGCCTGGGTCACCAGGCGATCGGTGTGGCGTTCGGCGGCACCGTCGACCGCGCGCCGGAACTGCTGCACGGCAAGACCAGCCTGGTGCATCACACGAATAAGGGTGTGCTGCAAGGACTTCCGAATCCGTTCACCGCGACCCGGTATCACTCGCTGACGATCCTGCCGGAGACCGTGCCCGACGAGCTGGAGGTCAT from Mycolicibacterium phlei harbors:
- a CDS encoding aminodeoxychorismate/anthranilate synthase component II, which translates into the protein MQVLVVDNYDSFVFNLVQYLGQLGVHAEVWRNDDDRLATDADVAAAAERFDGVLLSPGPGTPERAGATIPLVKACAATRTPLLGVCLGHQAIGVAFGGTVDRAPELLHGKTSLVHHTNKGVLQGLPNPFTATRYHSLTILPETVPDELEVIARTEGGVIMGVRHVELPIHGVQFHPESILTQGGHRMLANWLGYCGAAPAESLVRRLEDEVAGAVAAATARSSA